A genomic region of Candidatus Eisenbacteria bacterium contains the following coding sequences:
- the thrS gene encoding threonine--tRNA ligase, translated as MDVPRGTTALEIAEKISPRLARVAIAALVNGQPKDLSLPLNADVELRILKFDDPEGMDVFRHSSAHLMAHAVSELFPQAQPTIGPVVSEGFYYDFAHEPFTPEDLEKIEKRMKEIVARNLPVERREISREEALEIFKDNPFKVEMIQELPEGEIVSAYQQGDFIDLCRGPHIPHTGMINAFKLTKLAGAYWRADARNPQLQRIYGISFTDPKDLRKHMKLLEEAKKRDHRLIGKQLDLYSFHEEGPGHCFWHPKGTTVYNKMSEWISQECHRRGYQEIRTPLILHESLWHRSGHWDHFRENMYFTEVEGRRHAIKPMNCPGSIIIYNSGLRSYRDLPIRFAELGLVHRHELSGVLHGLFRVRSFTQDDAHIYCTREQMKKEIVDMVRFTREVYAVFGFTELGIYVATRPESALGDPEIWEEAQAALETALKEVDLPYRIKPGEGAFYGPKIEFNIKDCLGRDWQCGTIQVDFSFPQRMDVTYEGSDGNRHHVVLLHRAILGSLERFIGILIEQTAGKLPLWLSPIQAVLIPVADRHQEYATQVKGHLEEAGLRVEVDSRSGSVSKRVREGQLQKIPYILVVGDNEEKDGTVAVRTRDNVVHGPRSIDALLEEALERIRTRVMD; from the coding sequence ATGGATGTTCCGCGGGGAACCACGGCACTCGAGATCGCCGAGAAGATCTCTCCACGCTTGGCAAGGGTCGCTATCGCGGCGCTGGTGAACGGGCAGCCGAAGGATCTTTCCCTGCCCCTTAATGCAGATGTTGAACTCCGCATCCTGAAATTCGACGATCCGGAAGGAATGGATGTTTTCCGCCACTCCTCCGCCCATCTTATGGCGCATGCGGTCAGCGAGCTTTTCCCGCAGGCGCAGCCGACCATCGGTCCGGTCGTTTCCGAAGGCTTCTATTACGATTTTGCGCACGAGCCCTTTACCCCGGAAGATCTCGAGAAGATCGAGAAAAGGATGAAAGAGATCGTCGCCAGGAACCTTCCCGTGGAACGCCGCGAGATCTCCCGCGAAGAGGCGCTGGAAATTTTTAAGGACAATCCCTTCAAGGTGGAGATGATCCAGGAGCTGCCGGAGGGCGAAATCGTCTCCGCGTATCAGCAGGGTGACTTCATCGATCTCTGCCGCGGGCCGCACATCCCCCACACCGGAATGATCAATGCTTTCAAATTGACCAAGCTGGCCGGCGCCTATTGGCGCGCCGACGCCCGCAATCCACAGCTTCAGCGGATCTACGGTATCTCCTTCACCGATCCCAAAGATCTTCGCAAGCACATGAAGCTGCTGGAAGAGGCGAAGAAGAGGGATCACCGCTTGATCGGCAAACAACTTGATCTCTACTCTTTCCATGAAGAGGGTCCCGGACACTGCTTCTGGCATCCCAAGGGAACCACGGTCTATAACAAAATGTCCGAGTGGATCAGTCAAGAGTGCCACCGGCGCGGCTACCAGGAGATCCGCACTCCCCTCATTCTGCACGAAAGCCTCTGGCATCGATCAGGCCATTGGGATCATTTCCGCGAAAATATGTACTTTACCGAGGTGGAAGGCCGCCGCCATGCCATCAAGCCGATGAATTGCCCGGGTTCGATTATCATCTACAACTCAGGGCTGCGTTCCTATCGGGATCTCCCCATCCGTTTCGCCGAATTGGGATTGGTCCACCGGCATGAATTATCCGGCGTGTTGCACGGCCTCTTCCGTGTCCGCTCCTTCACCCAGGATGACGCGCACATCTATTGCACCCGGGAGCAGATGAAAAAAGAGATCGTTGATATGGTGCGCTTCACCCGTGAGGTGTACGCGGTCTTCGGCTTTACCGAGCTGGGTATCTATGTCGCGACCCGTCCCGAGAGCGCCCTCGGCGATCCCGAGATATGGGAGGAGGCGCAGGCGGCTTTGGAAACCGCGCTTAAAGAGGTGGACCTCCCCTACCGCATAAAACCCGGCGAAGGCGCCTTTTACGGCCCAAAGATCGAGTTCAACATTAAGGATTGCCTCGGCCGGGATTGGCAGTGCGGCACCATTCAGGTTGATTTTTCCTTCCCGCAGCGGATGGATGTCACCTATGAGGGCTCGGACGGCAACCGCCACCATGTCGTTCTGCTGCACCGGGCGATTCTCGGATCCCTCGAGCGCTTTATCGGGATCCTCATCGAACAGACCGCCGGCAAACTCCCGCTCTGGCTTTCACCGATCCAAGCGGTCCTTATCCCTGTCGCCGACCGACATCAGGAGTATGCAACACAGGTCAAAGGACATTTAGAGGAAGCTGGTCTGCGGGTAGAGGTTGATTCCCGTTCCGGATCGGTCTCCAAGCGTGTGCGAGAGGGGCAACTTCAAAAGATCCCTTATATTCTTGTTGTGGGTGACAATGAAGAGAAAGACGGCACCGTCGCCGTGCGCACCAGGGATAATGTCGTCCACGGTCCCCGGTCTATCGACGCGCTGTTGGAAGAGGCCTTGGAGAGAATCCGGACGCGGGTGATGGATTAG
- a CDS encoding carboxypeptidase-like regulatory domain-containing protein: MAPPTRGACFLCPILIVAAITALSLGLWGISDTPYAQTEAAKMVNAVLEGEVTDVGGFGISGVTIKLFRDSFFVSEITSDTEGHYRLPFSYNANLDKSIVVWFLPQEPDLVPEIIVLRESYQSKELKLLSPCLPRLTLSENIVYDIELLDEKAKLKTLSESECFKGKEKS; the protein is encoded by the coding sequence ATGGCACCCCCCACGAGGGGGGCGTGTTTTCTTTGCCCCATTTTGATAGTCGCCGCTATCACGGCGCTCTCCTTGGGCCTGTGGGGAATATCTGATACCCCTTATGCCCAGACGGAAGCGGCCAAAATGGTCAATGCCGTTTTGGAAGGCGAGGTCACTGATGTCGGCGGCTTCGGGATTTCCGGCGTTACGATCAAGCTTTTCCGGGATTCCTTTTTTGTCAGCGAGATAACCTCGGATACAGAGGGACATTACCGTCTGCCTTTTTCCTACAACGCGAATCTCGACAAATCGATTGTCGTTTGGTTCCTGCCCCAGGAGCCGGACCTCGTTCCCGAGATCATCGTTCTGCGTGAGAGTTATCAATCCAAAGAGTTGAAGTTGTTAAGTCCTTGTCTACCCAGACTCACACTGAGCGAAAACATTGTATATGATATCGAGCTTCTCGATGAAAAGGCGAAGCTCAAGACGTTATCGGAATCCGAGTGTTTCAAAGGGAAGGAGAAATCCTAA
- the mrdA gene encoding penicillin-binding protein 2, producing the protein MENQPRLPDQRVTAVILSAESKEIRIRVVGAAALIVFLVILGRLFFLQGLRGEDLRNKSTNSRIRPEILAAPRGRILDRRGEIIAGNRPSFYLTLDPLHSAYRDRRSAGAGLPSRGELRLQQTLETLSVVLDVSLERLKRRLELLQTGPAPMRFFQYLTFEQRSRIWERKELIPGVSVDSHPLRYYPHGILASHLLGYLGEVTREELEGENIYHSGSLLGRAGLERSYENDLRNQDGKTYVEVDAIGRKRDLYEGSPQRTPEMGFDLVTSIDLKLQRVAEAAFDSLVPRLREGGAADTSQPAGGIVVLDCRTGDVLSLVSRPAFDPGQFTRGLSQEAWEKIRSGRHPLLCRPLQSKYPPGSVFKIVTALVAFEEGLVDRSTKLSACTGSYLLGNRVFRCWNEFGHGILDLIQAIGQSCDIYFYQLGRMLGFERLTEGARAFRMDQVTGIDIEGEAAGWIPRREDYIRLYGDPPGPGVALNLSIGQGELLFTPLELAVLYAAVANGGDILTPRIGLKCLAPDGAVIWQRGPSPEIRGRLSLSERGHKMALEALEEVIQGERGTARSVRIKGFRLGGKTGTAQNPHGRDHALFAAIAPIDDPQFIVVVVVEEAGHGGSVAAPIAKAILEQLLVHPDPAREVLP; encoded by the coding sequence GTGGAAAACCAGCCGCGGTTACCAGATCAAAGGGTGACGGCGGTGATCCTTTCGGCGGAATCCAAGGAGATAAGGATTCGAGTCGTCGGGGCCGCGGCGCTCATCGTTTTCTTGGTGATTCTCGGGCGGCTTTTTTTTCTGCAGGGACTTCGCGGTGAAGATCTGCGAAATAAATCAACCAACAGCCGTATCCGTCCTGAAATTCTGGCTGCGCCGCGCGGCCGGATACTCGACCGGCGGGGCGAGATTATCGCCGGGAACCGGCCCTCCTTCTATTTAACATTAGATCCCCTCCACTCCGCCTATCGTGACAGGCGTTCCGCCGGCGCCGGATTGCCGTCGAGAGGCGAACTTCGTCTGCAGCAAACGCTGGAGACATTGTCAGTTGTTTTGGATGTTTCCCTGGAAAGGTTGAAACGCAGGTTGGAGCTTCTCCAAACGGGGCCCGCGCCAATGAGATTTTTCCAGTATCTCACCTTTGAGCAGAGGTCAAGGATCTGGGAGAGGAAGGAACTGATACCTGGTGTTAGTGTCGACAGTCATCCTCTCCGGTACTATCCGCACGGCATACTGGCATCCCATTTACTGGGGTATCTAGGTGAAGTCACCCGGGAAGAATTGGAGGGAGAGAATATCTATCATAGTGGGTCGCTGCTCGGGCGCGCTGGATTGGAACGATCCTACGAAAATGATCTGCGGAATCAAGACGGCAAAACTTATGTTGAAGTCGATGCTATCGGGAGGAAAAGAGATCTCTATGAGGGCAGCCCCCAACGAACCCCTGAGATGGGATTCGATCTCGTCACTTCGATCGATTTGAAGCTGCAAAGGGTCGCCGAGGCGGCCTTTGATTCACTGGTTCCAAGGTTGCGGGAGGGCGGCGCCGCCGACACATCACAGCCTGCCGGGGGCATTGTCGTCCTCGATTGTCGTACAGGAGATGTTCTGTCACTGGTCAGCCGCCCGGCTTTCGATCCGGGGCAGTTTACCCGGGGGCTGTCGCAAGAGGCTTGGGAGAAGATCCGTTCCGGGCGGCATCCGCTGCTCTGCCGGCCGCTGCAAAGCAAATATCCGCCGGGAAGCGTCTTTAAAATCGTCACGGCCCTCGTTGCTTTTGAGGAGGGACTGGTCGACCGCTCGACAAAGCTCTCCGCTTGCACGGGCAGCTACCTCCTTGGAAACCGGGTGTTCCGTTGTTGGAACGAATTCGGCCATGGAATATTGGATCTTATACAAGCCATTGGACAATCCTGCGATATTTACTTTTATCAATTGGGTCGGATGCTGGGGTTCGAAAGGCTCACCGAGGGGGCCAGGGCTTTTCGAATGGATCAGGTGACCGGCATAGATATCGAGGGTGAAGCGGCGGGTTGGATTCCAAGGCGGGAAGACTATATCCGGCTTTACGGCGATCCACCAGGGCCGGGGGTCGCCTTGAATCTCTCGATCGGGCAGGGTGAACTCTTGTTCACGCCTCTGGAACTGGCGGTTCTCTACGCTGCCGTGGCCAATGGTGGAGACATTCTTACGCCGCGGATCGGTTTGAAATGCCTGGCGCCCGATGGAGCCGTGATCTGGCAAAGGGGTCCGAGCCCCGAAATCCGTGGGCGGCTTTCTCTATCTGAGCGCGGGCACAAGATGGCATTGGAGGCTCTCGAGGAGGTTATACAAGGAGAAAGGGGGACGGCCCGATCGGTTCGCATCAAGGGCTTCCGTCTCGGCGGGAAAACCGGTACGGCACAGAATCCCCATGGCAGGGATCACGCCCTCTTCGCGGCGATCGCACCGATCGATGATCCGCAGTTCATCGTCGTGGTCGTTGTAGAAGAGGCAGGTCACGGCGGGTCCGTGGCGGCTCCGATCGCAAAAGCTATACTTGAACAATTGTTGGTCCACCCGGACCCGGCCCGCGAGGTGCTGCCTTGA
- a CDS encoding sigma-70 family RNA polymerase sigma factor — MEACALDGREEINIRLCQRGQREAFEPLVRQYGPWAFRFALGMVRDEDTAKDLSQEAFIRAYRAIKTFNPDLPFYPWFHQILRRICLDHLRRKRPTVAVEELDNILSDTDGRDMARARETAECQERVRIAMNCLPAKDREILVLREFQEMSYVEIASLLDVPRGTVMSRLYYARRRLRDEYNRLIGREETHHPSAESEEE; from the coding sequence ATGGAAGCATGTGCGCTGGATGGCCGTGAGGAAATCAACATTCGCCTCTGCCAGCGTGGTCAAAGAGAAGCCTTCGAGCCGCTGGTTCGTCAGTACGGCCCTTGGGCTTTCCGGTTCGCGCTGGGGATGGTGCGGGATGAGGATACGGCGAAGGATCTGTCGCAAGAAGCCTTTATCCGGGCCTACCGGGCGATCAAGACCTTTAATCCCGACCTGCCCTTTTATCCGTGGTTCCATCAAATCCTGCGAAGGATCTGTTTGGACCACCTTCGGCGAAAACGCCCCACGGTCGCGGTTGAGGAATTGGATAATATCCTATCCGACACCGACGGAAGGGATATGGCCCGCGCTCGAGAGACAGCGGAATGTCAGGAGCGTGTGCGGATCGCCATGAACTGCCTTCCGGCAAAAGATCGTGAAATTTTGGTTCTACGGGAGTTTCAGGAGATGAGTTATGTAGAGATTGCTTCACTCCTCGATGTCCCTCGCGGAACTGTCATGTCACGGCTGTATTACGCCCGGCGACGCCTCCGGGATGAATACAACCGCCTCATCGGTCGGGAGGAAACACATCACCCGAGTGCCGAATCAGAGGAGGAATGA
- the mreD gene encoding rod shape-determining protein MreD yields MIRWLRLILVALLLAAIEGTIGLIVPWEGARLDLLLAFLVLTAMDRGPKEGVWLGFIIGIVRDLNQPALLGMNSLSLGAIGYCAGRFADSVDRNSWKVQALILLVLGLFSRVFETFLIQVLQGHSTWDWLWRYEIPALLLTAVTIPLIVMTWKTSRGYQIKG; encoded by the coding sequence ATGATACGATGGCTGCGTCTCATCCTTGTCGCTCTGCTGCTCGCCGCTATTGAGGGGACGATTGGATTGATCGTTCCCTGGGAAGGGGCGAGGCTTGATCTGCTGCTCGCCTTCCTGGTGCTGACCGCGATGGACCGGGGGCCGAAAGAGGGTGTTTGGCTGGGTTTCATCATCGGGATTGTCAGAGATCTTAATCAACCGGCATTGCTTGGAATGAATTCGCTCAGTCTGGGAGCCATCGGCTATTGCGCCGGCCGTTTTGCCGACAGCGTCGATCGCAATAGCTGGAAAGTACAAGCGCTGATCCTTTTGGTCCTAGGTCTCTTCTCCCGCGTATTCGAAACATTCCTCATTCAAGTTTTACAAGGGCATTCTACCTGGGATTGGCTCTGGCGTTATGAAATCCCGGCACTTCTTCTCACCGCCGTGACGATTCCACTAATCGTAATGACGTGGAAAACCAGCCGCGGTTACCAGATCAAAGGGTGA
- a CDS encoding rod shape-determining protein — protein MFLSRLMGFMSNDVAIDLGTANTLVFVKGQGIVLNEPSVVAVDRSTNKPVAVGREAKEMLGRTPEGIEAVRPLKDGVIADFERTEEMLRKFIAKAQKRSFLVRPRIIISVPSGITEVEKRAVRDSAEHAGAREVYLVAEPIAAAIGVGLPVDKPTGNMVIDIGGGTTEVAVMTLNGVVNATSIRVGGDKMDEAIQQYIRRTYSLLIGDQTAEKIKQAIGSAFPLEEELDIEIKGRDLVRGIPRPLKVSSVEIREALGEPITAIVDALRQTLERTPPELASDIVDRGIVMTGGGSLLRGLDKYLREATNLPIRVAQDALLAVVLGCGKILDNLEMYEKVLMRSNT, from the coding sequence ATGTTCCTATCCCGTCTTATGGGATTTATGTCCAACGATGTCGCCATCGATTTGGGCACCGCCAATACGTTGGTCTTCGTGAAGGGACAAGGGATTGTTCTCAACGAGCCTTCTGTTGTGGCTGTCGACCGGTCCACCAACAAACCTGTAGCGGTTGGGCGAGAAGCCAAAGAGATGTTGGGTCGGACACCCGAGGGGATAGAGGCGGTCCGTCCCTTGAAGGATGGTGTCATTGCCGACTTTGAAAGAACCGAGGAGATGCTTCGCAAGTTCATCGCCAAGGCGCAGAAGCGGTCCTTCCTTGTCCGGCCGAGGATCATCATCTCCGTTCCCTCCGGTATCACTGAAGTTGAAAAAAGGGCGGTACGGGACTCAGCGGAGCATGCCGGCGCCCGCGAGGTCTACCTTGTCGCGGAACCGATCGCTGCGGCCATCGGCGTGGGGCTTCCTGTCGATAAGCCAACCGGGAATATGGTTATTGACATCGGCGGCGGGACGACGGAAGTCGCTGTGATGACGCTGAATGGTGTTGTCAATGCGACCAGCATCCGCGTCGGCGGCGACAAGATGGATGAAGCGATTCAGCAGTATATTCGCAGGACCTATTCTCTTCTCATCGGTGATCAGACGGCTGAAAAGATCAAGCAGGCCATCGGAAGCGCCTTCCCGCTTGAGGAAGAACTCGACATCGAGATCAAAGGGCGCGATCTCGTACGGGGGATTCCCCGCCCCCTCAAGGTCAGTTCGGTTGAGATCCGCGAGGCGCTGGGGGAGCCGATCACGGCCATCGTTGACGCCCTCCGTCAGACACTTGAACGCACGCCACCGGAATTGGCCTCAGATATCGTCGATCGTGGAATTGTCATGACCGGGGGCGGATCCCTTCTGCGGGGTCTTGATAAGTACCTTCGGGAGGCGACGAATCTCCCTATCCGTGTCGCGCAGGACGCCCTTCTCGCCGTTGTGCTCGGTTGCGGGAAGATCCTGGACAACCTGGAGATGTATGAAAAGGTATTGATGCGGAGCAACACCTAA
- a CDS encoding zf-HC2 domain-containing protein has product MTCNDFKPLLAGYLDKELTTEESVRLREHLSTCSSCRTELLQFEELLEVTHSMKPEQVPDRFWDIYWHGIYNRLERGIGWILFAAGVAILIGYGLWSFVQMLLTDSSTPLILRIGLGLGAVGLGVLLWSVVRERWILRKKDPYREVQR; this is encoded by the coding sequence ATGACGTGTAATGACTTTAAGCCGCTATTGGCCGGCTACCTCGATAAGGAACTCACAACCGAGGAATCGGTCCGCCTGCGCGAGCATCTCTCCACCTGTTCATCGTGCCGGACGGAGCTTCTCCAATTTGAGGAATTGCTGGAGGTGACCCACTCGATGAAGCCGGAGCAAGTGCCTGATCGTTTTTGGGACATTTACTGGCATGGTATCTACAACCGGCTTGAGCGAGGCATTGGCTGGATTCTCTTTGCCGCTGGTGTCGCCATCCTCATCGGTTATGGGCTTTGGTCTTTCGTCCAAATGTTGCTGACCGATTCCAGCACACCCCTTATACTGCGGATTGGATTGGGTCTGGGTGCGGTGGGTCTCGGTGTCCTCTTATGGTCTGTTGTGCGTGAGCGCTGGATCCTCAGGAAAAAAGATCCTTATCGGGAGGTTCAGAGATGA
- a CDS encoding YbjQ family protein — protein sequence MILATTEMIPGHEIVEVLGLARGNTIRARHIGHDIIARFKGIVGGEIGDYTKLMAESREQAIDRMIVHAESMGANAIVSIRLGTSMIMQSAAEIVAYGTAVKLR from the coding sequence ATGATTTTGGCGACAACGGAGATGATCCCCGGTCACGAGATTGTTGAGGTTCTGGGTCTGGCGCGGGGCAATACGATCCGGGCGCGTCACATCGGGCACGACATCATTGCCCGGTTCAAGGGAATTGTCGGTGGTGAGATCGGCGATTATACGAAACTCATGGCCGAATCCCGGGAACAAGCCATCGACCGGATGATCGTTCACGCCGAATCGATGGGTGCCAACGCGATCGTCTCGATCCGGCTTGGCACCTCCATGATCATGCAATCGGCCGCCGAAATCGTCGCTTACGGCACGGCGGTGAAATTGCGCTAA
- the mreC gene encoding rod shape-determining protein MreC: protein MKGPGPHPGLKSLLACAILSMALLAGGDNVQSHIASVLASTILKPFQVALTLSPRLGILWLENRQLRHQLEERAWDGARIHYIEDENQRLRYLLDMTHSSPESLIVTSVLAREQSESGEVLYVDRGSTHGLTEGMPVISLARLVGKVDHVEPGRGRVLTLWNLQLRVSIRVGQPGPGGILRWDPSLGPDLLLEGMDLEESIALGDTVLTSGLGEVFPPGILVGRVVAVQPDSIRLIQEIRVRPFVNLSRLDDVLLMASSDSTRGGRR, encoded by the coding sequence ATGAAAGGTCCCGGTCCCCATCCGGGTTTGAAATCCCTGCTCGCTTGCGCGATCCTTTCCATGGCGCTGCTGGCCGGCGGGGATAATGTTCAATCGCATATCGCCTCCGTCCTCGCCAGCACGATTCTGAAACCTTTTCAAGTCGCCCTGACCCTCAGTCCCCGCCTTGGCATTCTCTGGCTTGAGAATCGCCAGCTGCGCCATCAGCTGGAGGAACGGGCCTGGGATGGAGCGCGGATCCATTATATTGAAGATGAGAACCAACGATTGAGGTATCTCCTCGACATGACACACTCCTCCCCGGAGAGCCTCATCGTCACTTCGGTTCTGGCGCGGGAGCAATCAGAGAGCGGAGAGGTTCTCTATGTCGATCGGGGATCGACGCATGGTCTCACCGAGGGGATGCCGGTGATTTCGCTGGCTCGATTGGTGGGCAAGGTTGATCATGTGGAGCCCGGCCGGGGGCGAGTCCTGACCCTCTGGAATCTCCAGCTGCGTGTCTCCATCCGCGTCGGACAGCCGGGGCCCGGCGGAATCCTGCGCTGGGATCCCTCGTTGGGTCCCGATTTGTTGCTCGAGGGGATGGATCTCGAGGAATCGATCGCCCTGGGGGATACGGTGCTCACTTCGGGATTGGGGGAGGTCTTTCCGCCCGGGATTCTCGTGGGGCGTGTTGTGGCGGTGCAACCCGATTCGATACGTCTTATACAAGAGATCCGGGTGCGTCCCTTTGTCAATCTCTCGCGATTGGATGATGTCCTACTGATGGCCTCTTCGGATAGCACGAGGGGGGGGCGCCGATGA
- a CDS encoding SUMF1/EgtB/PvdO family nonheme iron enzyme — translation MSSRMAWKTMVPVLLAGLVYWGCSSDNETTVVPNTSEKPHPPEFLIITDTNPTFLRLHWEDVNNNELGFRIERSLQQSGGFAEIDTVGQNITTYTDTVTAGGRYYYRVRSYTAQAISDPTETAWGDAVDNDTPATPTVVSPPNSELDVLPGAGLNWRGSDPNDDAIIYDVYLGNSLSLLKKVATTTDTFYNPADSLEINKSYFWRIKAMDPYGATGLSPVWRFAMQVDRVVVEQGYFIMGNTAINEHPGNPIRLNAFSMDKFEVTNQQFVNFLNETWERNLIRRVGGVVSDLAGVHVYCELNRQDTDTKIDFDTNRGIFYVEAGWEDHPVVEVTWHGAKAYCDFFHRQLPTEAQWEKAARGTGTAYGDTIIYITAGSDTVDIIQVGLGNPYPWGNTISSPYANYMSSGDPYESTIEVGTTPVGFYDGSTHGGFSTRNNASPYGIFDMGGNVLEWTADWEGPYSNPHSPPTTGQLKVIRGGSWRSLPGGLKTWLRNATFPDSTDNAIGFRTVGSP, via the coding sequence ATGTCCTCACGCATGGCCTGGAAGACCATGGTTCCCGTCCTCCTTGCCGGACTCGTCTATTGGGGATGTTCCTCAGATAACGAGACGACGGTGGTTCCCAATACGAGCGAGAAACCACATCCGCCTGAATTCCTCATTATCACTGATACGAATCCGACATTTCTGAGGCTTCACTGGGAAGATGTGAACAACAATGAATTAGGATTCCGGATTGAACGATCTCTTCAACAATCGGGAGGGTTCGCTGAGATCGATACGGTGGGCCAGAATATAACAACCTACACCGACACGGTGACAGCCGGAGGTCGTTACTATTACAGGGTTCGTTCTTATACAGCACAGGCTATCTCGGATCCCACGGAAACAGCCTGGGGAGATGCCGTCGACAATGACACTCCCGCGACGCCGACTGTTGTGAGCCCTCCGAACAGTGAACTCGACGTGCTGCCGGGAGCGGGTTTAAATTGGAGAGGCTCTGATCCGAACGATGACGCCATCATTTATGATGTCTATCTGGGAAACTCTCTCTCCCTGCTGAAGAAGGTGGCGACGACAACGGACACCTTTTATAACCCGGCGGACTCTCTCGAAATCAACAAGAGTTATTTTTGGCGGATCAAGGCCATGGATCCATATGGCGCGACCGGCCTCTCCCCTGTCTGGCGATTCGCCATGCAGGTCGACCGGGTCGTTGTCGAGCAAGGGTATTTCATCATGGGGAATACCGCCATCAATGAACATCCCGGCAATCCGATCCGTCTCAATGCCTTCTCCATGGATAAATTCGAGGTGACAAACCAACAATTCGTCAACTTCCTCAATGAAACTTGGGAGCGAAACCTGATCCGGCGGGTCGGCGGCGTTGTCTCCGATCTTGCCGGTGTGCATGTCTACTGCGAACTGAACCGGCAAGATACGGACACCAAGATCGACTTCGACACAAATCGCGGCATTTTTTATGTCGAGGCCGGATGGGAGGATCACCCGGTCGTCGAGGTCACCTGGCATGGCGCCAAAGCTTATTGCGACTTCTTCCATCGCCAATTGCCGACCGAAGCCCAGTGGGAGAAAGCGGCCCGCGGGACGGGAACAGCGTATGGTGACACGATCATTTATATAACCGCCGGATCCGATACGGTTGACATTATCCAGGTCGGCCTCGGCAATCCATACCCCTGGGGCAATACGATTTCGTCTCCCTATGCGAATTATATGAGCAGCGGCGATCCCTATGAATCAACGATCGAGGTCGGCACAACCCCGGTTGGATTCTACGACGGATCAACCCATGGCGGCTTCAGCACGCGGAATAACGCGAGCCCCTATGGAATCTTCGATATGGGTGGGAATGTCCTCGAGTGGACGGCCGATTGGGAGGGTCCTTATAGCAACCCCCACTCACCACCAACGACCGGGCAGCTCAAGGTGATCCGGGGTGGTTCCTGGCGCTCTCTGCCGGGTGGGCTGAAGACCTGGCTTCGGAACGCGACCTTCCCCGATTCGACAGATAATGCGATCGGTTTCCGGACGGTGGGATCCCCATGA